The Cellulomonas sp. P24 genome contains a region encoding:
- a CDS encoding restriction endonuclease subunit S, with translation MADSAETTLGALVELTPGFPFASAGFTAEPDDIRLVRGDNVAQGSLRWANAARWPRTEPVDPKYHLQVGDVVLAMDRPWIEAGLKYAELRSVDVPSYLVQRVARLRAKPGTDQRYIAHIVGSRAFTEYVLAIQTGSAVPHISGPQIASFVLTPHSLEEQRAIAEVLGALDDKIAANTRAERLADDLIRQMHARAVAAPGSGNDRLLEAFTFSFGEPFSGEQFSEPGVGRPLIRIRDLRTFESQVWTTESRTRETVVRPGEIVVGMDAEFRATAWLGEPGLLNQRVCRVTSRVAGAAFVREALREPLAEIEGYKSGTTVIHLNKGDLDRHTVVIPSAPALQAFEATAEPVFARRVASAAERRGIAAIRDTLLPALMSGKLRVRDAERLAEAHT, from the coding sequence GTGGCTGATTCCGCGGAGACCACGCTCGGCGCCCTCGTAGAGCTCACCCCAGGCTTCCCGTTCGCAAGCGCCGGCTTCACCGCCGAACCGGACGACATCCGCCTAGTGCGCGGCGACAACGTTGCACAGGGCAGTCTCCGATGGGCGAACGCGGCCCGTTGGCCCCGGACGGAACCAGTCGACCCCAAGTACCACCTGCAGGTGGGAGATGTCGTCCTCGCGATGGACCGACCCTGGATCGAGGCTGGTCTCAAGTACGCAGAGCTCCGGTCGGTTGATGTCCCGTCCTACCTGGTTCAGCGAGTAGCCCGACTCCGAGCGAAGCCCGGGACCGATCAGCGGTACATCGCGCACATCGTCGGGAGCCGAGCCTTCACGGAGTACGTACTCGCCATCCAGACCGGCTCCGCCGTGCCCCACATCAGCGGACCACAGATTGCATCGTTCGTCCTGACCCCCCATTCGCTCGAAGAGCAGCGGGCGATCGCGGAGGTGCTGGGCGCGCTCGACGACAAGATCGCCGCGAATACTCGCGCGGAGAGGCTCGCGGACGATCTGATCCGCCAGATGCATGCCCGCGCCGTCGCCGCGCCCGGCTCAGGGAACGACCGTCTGCTTGAGGCATTCACCTTCTCGTTCGGAGAGCCATTCTCCGGCGAGCAATTCTCGGAGCCGGGTGTAGGCCGCCCTCTGATTCGCATCCGAGATCTCCGCACCTTCGAATCTCAGGTGTGGACGACCGAGAGCCGCACGCGTGAGACGGTCGTGCGACCGGGAGAGATCGTGGTCGGAATGGACGCAGAGTTCCGTGCGACAGCATGGCTCGGTGAGCCAGGGCTTCTGAACCAGCGGGTGTGCCGGGTCACGAGCCGGGTCGCGGGTGCCGCCTTTGTGCGGGAAGCCCTTCGGGAGCCGTTAGCGGAGATCGAGGGCTACAAGTCCGGAACCACAGTCATCCACCTCAACAAGGGAGACCTCGACCGCCACACGGTGGTGATCCCTTCAGCGCCAGCCCTCCAAGCGTTCGAGGCGACTGCCGAGCCGGTGTTCGCACGACGCGTTGCGAGTGCGGCCGAGCGTCGCGGCATCGCCGCCATCCGCGACACCCTCCTCCCTGCCCTGATGTCCGGGAAGCTCCGCGTCCGCGACGCCGAACGCCTCGCGGAGGCCCACACCTGA